A region of the Thermodesulfobacteriota bacterium genome:
GTCCCCGGAGACCCCGGCGAGTCCACCTACTGCTACTTCTGCAAGGAGCTCTTGATCGAACGGGTCGGCTTTACGGTGAGGAAGAACCTGATTAAAGACTCCAAATGTCCGCACTGTAGCGTTGAAATTGACGGCGTTGAGATGTAAGCGCCCGGCGGCTTTTATCCTTTTATCATTGACAGAGGGAAACCCCCCTGATACATATTTACCTCTATGCTGACGCTTTCTATGTTCCTCCATATTGTCGCGGCGCTCTTCTGGGTCGGGGGGATGCTCTTCCTGACGCTCGTGGTCGCACCCTTCCTCATGAAGATGGAGGACCCCAAGGCCCGCTCCGCCGTATACCAGGAGGTGGGCAGCCGGTTCCGGTTCTGGGGCTGGGTGGCCATAACGATGCTGCTCGTTACCGGCCCCATAAACCTCTACTACATGGGCGTGCCGCCGTCGAAACTCATGGACCCCGCGCTCTACTCCACGGGCTACGGCAAGGCGCTCATGGCGAAGCTCGCGTTCGTTACCATCATAGTGATTTCGAGCCTGCTGCACGACTTCTGGCTCGGCCCCGGCGCGAGGAACTCGCGCACGTATTCGACCATAGCCAAGGTTATGGGACGGTCGAACCTCGTGACGGCCCTTATAATAATAGTCCTCGCCGTGGTCCTCCGGAACGGCGGCTTCTAAGGGATAGGTGGTGCCAAATGGAGCTACAGGTCGACGGGACGACTATATCGCTCGTACGCGGCGACATAACCCTTGAGGATACCGACGCCATCGTGAACGCCGCGAACTCGCGCCTTGCCGGAGGAGGCGGGGTGGACGGCGCCATACACGCCGCC
Encoded here:
- a CDS encoding DUF4149 domain-containing protein, with protein sequence MLTLSMFLHIVAALFWVGGMLFLTLVVAPFLMKMEDPKARSAVYQEVGSRFRFWGWVAITMLLVTGPINLYYMGVPPSKLMDPALYSTGYGKALMAKLAFVTIIVISSLLHDFWLGPGARNSRTYSTIAKVMGRSNLVTALIIIVLAVVLRNGGF